One genomic segment of Sminthopsis crassicaudata isolate SCR6 chromosome 2, ASM4859323v1, whole genome shotgun sequence includes these proteins:
- the BNIP3 gene encoding BCL2/adenovirus E1B 19 kDa protein-interacting protein 3 gives MAQSGHPPPPPEENLQGSWVELHFSSNGNGHNAVPASVSAYNGDMEKILLDAQHESGRSSSKSSHCDSPPRSQTPQDINRTPEVDTHSLGEKNSSQSEEDYMERRKEVESILKKNSDWIWDWSSRPENIPPKEFLFKHPKRSATLSMRNTSVMKKGGIFSAEFLKVFLPSLLLSHFLAIGLGIYIGRRITTSTSTF, from the exons GTTCTTGGGTGGAACTGCACTTCAGCAGCAATGGCAATGGCCACAATGCTGTGCCAGCCTCTGTCTCAGCCTATAATGGCGACATGGAAAAGATTCTTCTGGATGCACAGCATGAATCTGGAAGGAGCAGCTCCAAGAGTTCTCACTGTGACAG CCCACCTCGTTCACAGACGCCCCAAGATATTAACAGAACTCCCGAAGTGGATACTCACAGCCTTGGAGAAAAGAACAGCTCCCAG TCTGAAGAAGATTacatggaaagaaggaaagaagtggAGAGCATCCTGAAGAAGAACTCCGACTGGATCTGGGACTGGTCCAGCCGGCCGGAAAACATCCCCCCCAA GGAGTTTCTTTTTAAGCACCCAAAGCGCTCGGCCACTCTCAGCATGAGGAACACGAGCGTCATGAAGAAGGGAGGCATCTTCTCCGCGGAGTTTCTGAAGGTCTTCCTCCCGTCCCTGCTGCTGTCTCACTTCCTCGCCATTGGCTTGGG GATCTACATCGGAAGGCGAATCACCACCTCCACCAGCACCTTCTAG